In Ipomoea triloba cultivar NCNSP0323 chromosome 15, ASM357664v1, one genomic interval encodes:
- the LOC116006915 gene encoding PHD finger protein ALFIN-LIKE 6: MEGIPQPISRTVEDVFNDFKGRRAGLVKALTTDVEKFYQQCDPEKENLCLYGLPNETWEVNLPVEEVPPELPEPALGINFARDGMQDKDWLSLVAVHSDSWLLSVAFYFGARFGFGKSERKRLFQMINELPTVFEVVTGAAKQARDADNNSNRKSKSSGKSRQSETHHHKEAKMSQPKEEDESGEEEEEEDEQGATLCGACGDNYANDEFWICCDVCERWFHGKCVKITPAKAEHIKQYKCPSCSNKRARV, encoded by the exons ATGGAAGGAATTCCCCAGCCGATATCCAGGACTGTGGAGGATGTGTTCAACGATTTCAAAGGCCGTAGGGCTGGCTTAGTTAAAGCGCTCACTACTG ATGTTGAAAAGTTCTATCAGCAGTGTGATCCTG AAAAGGAGAACTTGTGTCTATATGGGCTTCCGAATGAGACATGGGAAGTCAACCTCCCGGTGGAAGAGGTCCCTCCTGAACTTCCTGAGCCAGCATTGGGCATAAACTTTGCTAGGGATGGAATGCAAGACAAGGATTGGCTCTCACTTGTTGCTGTTCACAGTGATTCTTGGTTGCTTTCTGTTGCATTCTACTTTGGTGCACGCTTCGGGTTTGGCAAGAGTGAAAG GAAGAGGCTTTTCCAAATGATAAATGAGCTACCGACAGTATTTGAAGTTGTAACAGGAGCGGCAAAGCAGGCTAGGGATGCTGATAACAATAGCAACAGGAAAAGTAAATCAAGTGGAAAG TCCCGGCAGTCGGAGACCCACCACCACAAGGAAGCAAAGATGTCTCAGCCAAAAGAGGAGGACGAGAGCggggaagaggaagaagaagaagatgaacaaGGGGCAACGCTGTGCGGAGCTTGCGGTGACAATTACGCCAATGATGAATTCTGGATTTGCTGCGATGTGTGCGAGAGATGGTTCCATGGTAAATGCGTGAAGATTACTCCCGCAAAAGCGGAGCATATCAAGCAGTACAAGTGCCCTAGTTGCAGCAACAAGAGAGCTAGAGTTTAA